One Epidermidibacterium keratini DNA segment encodes these proteins:
- a CDS encoding response regulator transcription factor, translating into MIRIGIADDQELVRGGIAMVLRSQPDFEVTWEASNGAEAVDLAQANPVDIIVMDVRMPVMDGIAATAAVSALPAAPRVLVLTTFDLDEYAVDALRAGAGGFLLKDAPGEEIVAGVRHVLSGDQVLAPATTGRLLSKYVIARRTPDSDSHLRNLLTERELEVTREICRGASNAEIAGTLYLSEATVKTHVRAILRKIGGRDRVHIVIAAYESGLV; encoded by the coding sequence ATGATCCGCATCGGAATCGCCGACGACCAGGAGCTCGTGCGCGGCGGGATTGCCATGGTGCTGCGTTCGCAGCCGGACTTCGAGGTCACCTGGGAGGCGAGCAACGGCGCAGAGGCCGTCGATCTGGCCCAAGCCAATCCCGTCGACATCATCGTGATGGACGTCCGGATGCCCGTTATGGATGGGATCGCGGCCACTGCCGCGGTCAGCGCCCTCCCCGCCGCGCCGCGAGTCCTCGTGCTGACGACCTTCGATCTCGACGAGTACGCCGTCGATGCCCTGCGTGCTGGCGCTGGCGGCTTCTTGCTCAAGGACGCACCCGGTGAGGAGATCGTCGCCGGCGTACGGCACGTCCTTTCCGGCGATCAAGTGCTCGCGCCAGCCACGACCGGACGGCTTCTGTCGAAGTATGTGATCGCCCGCCGTACGCCGGACTCCGACTCCCACCTGCGCAACCTGCTAACCGAACGCGAGCTGGAGGTAACGCGCGAGATCTGCCGCGGTGCAAGCAATGCCGAGATCGCAGGCACGCTCTACCTGTCCGAGGCGACGGTGAAGACGCACGTGCGGGCGATCCTGCGCAAGATCGGCGGGCGCGACCGCGTGCACATCGTGATCGCCGCGTACGAGAGCGGCTTGGTGTAG
- a CDS encoding sensor histidine kinase — protein MLTTTPQRSDWLRRHPAVGDTALFAIAAVLLGWPSVAMTLAGAIPVGWRVVVLAALAILHAIPLTRRRWPVATYAAASVAMALLCYAPHVPYQGAVAPAVMMPSVLLYFLALYEICASKPAPVANFAAGVALVGGALVIARLTADDSWMANTAAITSSWPILTAIAVGGVLASWGLGRLRRTREEFQRGLEVRAALDERRRIAREMHDVVSHSLAVMVAQAEGGRMSAPDDQSRRAFGAIGEAGRSALDDMRGLLGVLRSDERTEREPAPSVQQVRLLAESTSDAGLPTSYGESGRLPDVPAGTSLSVYRIVQEALTNAMKHAGPDARVDVELHGAEHEIRLSVRTLGMRSTNARTGGGTRSMHERAQAAGGQLSSGPTPDGWLVEAHLPTRQAR, from the coding sequence ATGCTCACCACCACTCCCCAGCGCAGCGATTGGCTCAGGCGGCACCCGGCCGTCGGAGACACCGCGCTGTTCGCCATCGCCGCTGTGCTTCTTGGCTGGCCATCGGTGGCAATGACGCTGGCCGGAGCGATCCCGGTCGGTTGGCGAGTCGTCGTACTCGCGGCGCTCGCGATTCTGCACGCAATCCCACTCACTCGCCGCCGCTGGCCGGTCGCGACGTACGCCGCCGCGTCGGTAGCGATGGCGCTGCTCTGTTATGCGCCCCATGTGCCCTATCAAGGCGCGGTCGCGCCGGCAGTGATGATGCCGAGCGTACTGCTCTACTTCCTTGCCCTGTATGAGATCTGTGCGAGCAAACCCGCTCCCGTCGCAAACTTCGCGGCAGGCGTGGCGCTCGTCGGGGGCGCCCTCGTCATCGCCCGACTGACCGCCGACGACAGCTGGATGGCCAACACCGCCGCGATCACCTCAAGCTGGCCGATTCTGACCGCGATCGCCGTCGGCGGCGTACTCGCCTCATGGGGGCTCGGACGGCTTCGCCGTACTCGCGAGGAGTTTCAGCGTGGACTGGAAGTGCGGGCGGCACTCGACGAGCGGCGCCGGATCGCACGCGAGATGCACGACGTCGTCTCGCATTCGCTTGCTGTGATGGTCGCGCAGGCCGAGGGTGGCCGGATGTCGGCGCCCGATGACCAGTCGCGCAGGGCATTTGGCGCGATTGGCGAGGCTGGCCGCAGCGCGCTTGATGACATGCGCGGGCTGCTCGGCGTACTCCGCAGCGACGAGCGGACCGAGCGAGAACCAGCACCGTCCGTGCAGCAGGTCCGACTGCTAGCCGAGAGCACGAGCGACGCGGGACTCCCAACGTCGTACGGCGAATCCGGACGGCTGCCGGACGTTCCCGCAGGAACGTCGTTGTCGGTATACCGAATCGTGCAGGAGGCCCTCACCAACGCGATGAAACACGCCGGACCCGACGCCCGCGTAGACGTCGAACTTCACGGCGCAGAGCACGAGATCCGCCTTTCGGTAAGGACTCTTGGCATGCGGTCGACAAACGCTCGCACGGGCGGTGGCACCCGCTCCATGCACGAGCGCGCTCAGGCCGCAGGAGGTCAGCTCAGCTCGGGTCCGACGCCCGACGGCTGGCTGGTCGAAGCCCACCTTCCGACGAGGCAAGCACGATGA
- a CDS encoding VOC family protein, which produces MAGVPHLLHTVIDGPDVRALAEFYRELLGLRYRPGDEPEASDEVPDWLVLTYPDGRRALAFQQSPDHVAPTWPLPGVPQQLHLDMTVADPDELDEQHARVLALGGRMLYDRSDDPQEPLRAYADPAGHPFCIFVAPQSAPEVAPEE; this is translated from the coding sequence ATGGCTGGGGTCCCGCATCTGCTGCACACCGTCATCGACGGTCCGGATGTCCGCGCGCTTGCCGAGTTCTATCGCGAGCTGCTCGGGTTGCGATACCGCCCCGGCGACGAGCCCGAGGCCTCGGACGAGGTCCCGGACTGGTTGGTGCTGACCTACCCGGATGGCAGGCGGGCGCTGGCATTTCAGCAGAGCCCGGACCACGTGGCACCGACGTGGCCGCTGCCCGGCGTACCCCAGCAGCTGCATCTGGATATGACCGTCGCGGATCCCGACGAGCTGGATGAGCAGCACGCGCGGGTGCTCGCGCTCGGTGGGCGGATGCTCTATGACCGCAGCGACGACCCGCAGGAGCCGTTGCGCGCGTACGCCGATCCCGCTGGTCACCCGTTCTGCATCTTCGTCGCCCCGCAGTCAGCCCCTGAAGTAGCGCCAGAGGAGTAA